From the Ilumatobacteraceae bacterium genome, the window GCTGGAATCAGGGACGGGTCGAACCTGTTCGACCTCAGCGGCATGACCGCTCTCGTCACAGGCGCCGGGTACGGCCTGGGCCGAGGATTGGTCCACGGGCTGGTCGATCACGGGGCGACCGTCATCGGCCTCGCGCGCAGCGCCGATGCGCTGGCCGAGACGTTCTCCTCACTGGAGGCGCCGCATCGATACCTCGTGGGTGACCTCACCGAAGATGCGCTCTACGAAGAACTCGACGACATTCCCGAGCACATCGACGTCCTCGTGAACAACGCCGGCGGCGACCCACACACCAAGCCGTGGGGTGAGCAGTCCGCGCAGGAGTGGCGTGACACCTACGAGATCAACGTCATCGCGATCGAGCGGCTCTGCCGGCTGCTCACCCCGAAGATGATCGACCGCGGATTCGGTCGCGTGATCAACGTGTCGTCGATCTACGGTTCCATCGGTCAGGACCCTCGGAACACCGGCTCGCGCGGCGGAGCGGGCGCCTATACGGCGGCGAAGCACGGTCTGATCGG encodes:
- a CDS encoding SDR family oxidoreductase — translated: MDSNDAGIRDGSNLFDLSGMTALVTGAGYGLGRGLVHGLVDHGATVIGLARSADALAETFSSLEAPHRYLVGDLTEDALYEELDDIPEHIDVLVNNAGGDPHTKPWGEQSAQEWRDTYEINVIAIERLCRLLTPKMIDRGFGRVINVSSIYGSIGQDPRNTGSRGGAGAYTAAKHGLIGLSHYLACQIGATGVTVNTLSPGMITWQKDPDEETQRVWDHLADQTPVKRTSLPEDYVTATVFLAARASGFVHGHNLVVDGGWSIW